In Mobula hypostoma chromosome 11, sMobHyp1.1, whole genome shotgun sequence, the following are encoded in one genomic region:
- the LOC134354368 gene encoding small integral membrane protein 45 yields the protein MPHFLDWFVPVYLMISILILVGFGACIYYFEPGLQEAHKWRTQRPITEREVRKTLMIRDNLGFRPPEV from the coding sequence ATGCCTCACTTCCTGGACTGGTTCGTTCCTGTCTACTTGATGATTTCCATCCTGATCCTGGTGGGGTTTGGCGCCTGCATCTACTACTTCGAGCCGGGCCTCCAGGAAGCCCACAAGTGGCGGACCCAGCGGCCCATCACGGAGAGGGAAGTTCGGAAGACCTTGATGATCCGAGACAACTTGGGCTTCAGGCCGCCTGAAGTCTGA